In Etheostoma spectabile isolate EspeVRDwgs_2016 unplaced genomic scaffold, UIUC_Espe_1.0 scaffold00569474, whole genome shotgun sequence, the DNA window TGCACCAACAATGGTTTAAAAAGATTTACAAAAGAATCAGCACACAATCAACTATAGTGGTAATCAAGTCTGAGTCAACTTTACCAGTATTGTAGACTTACATCCCCCTGCTGATCCTCAGTAGTTTGAGGTCCTATATGATGTCTACACTCCCTCTACTGGGCTGTTACAACAATGCATGACTGTTGCACTGAATTCAACACTTGCATGTCAAGGTCAGCAAAGACAAAAGACACATGCTGGCCAAATTCATTTCCATATTATACAAAATAGTCAATAAGCAAGCTTGTTCCCCTCCTTTAAACCAATGTCTCATCCAttgtttaatttacatttatttcatccattaacATAAAAGTATTCAAATTTTTCTAAAACTCACAATCCCTGCTAACCTCCGTACAGCTTCAgtgcaaataaaaatgtatacataaaACTTGATCTTTTTTACAAGACACACTGAATTAAATTACTATGGTTTTGCTTTAAGAGAAAACTAAAGcacattattaaaacacaaatgTCTAGGGGAATAATGAATGGTAAAACATGTTCTTTGGAAGGAAAGTTAAGAAAATCAAGAGCTCCATGGAGTATCTCGAGGAAGGGGGCGGGGCTTCATCGCACTGGAGTGTCCACACTTCCTCCCAAGCCTGACGAAGAACAGCTGCTGTGGGAGGAAACGGGATGGAGGGGTAATTTCAGCATTACATActgaaaatgttcaaaaaacatgtaaaatattcTGTCCAAGCTGGTACCTTTCACAGTCAGAGTCAAAGGAGGCCTTGTCTTCTAGTCTGCTGATGCAACCGCTGCCGGAACGCTGTATGGCTTCAGCCACTGTGTACCTGGTCTTACCAGACGCACACTTTGCCATCTTTGTGACGCTGAGGTCTGACTGCAGGAACAGGTGGAGTCGACTATCCGATAACAACAAAGGTATTTGAACAACACTAGAGAAAAAAGGATATTAATGGCATGTCAACCAGTGAAAGTAGACATCTAAAAAGATTAATTCTTTACAGCCTTGCTGCCATTGCTTTAACTGTATATCAACTCACTTTTCTAAAAACTCCTGGAAGCCCTTCATCCTCTGCAAGACCTGCTCTTTGTTCCCCGGACTGAAGAACAGGTTCCTGGGCGGCAAGTTGGGCAACTCCCTGGACAGAGAATAACTTAGGAAAATTCACTTTGAGAAAAAGCATTGCATGATCAATTAAAGTCAGATGCAATGGAAATTTGATTCATTGAACTAAGCCAACACATCAAATGATATGAATCTAAGGTATGAACTTGTTGACATACATGATCGGAGCATTCTGTTCCAGACCGTCACGCAGCCAAACAAACTCACTGTAACGCCGCCTTACACAGGAAGTCTTCTTTCGAAAACACATGCTATTGGTCTTCAAAGAGAGACAGTAATTCAGAACACGTATTACATGAAGTGAAACTGACCCAAAAAAAGACTGTTTTCTCCCAAGTGGCACTTACTTGTAAACAAATCTCGTAGTCGAGATGTGTCTGCCAGAGGTGATCTTTATGAAGCCTTGGATCACGAACACAAATGCTGATAAACTCCTACAAAATCCAAAACCAGGGTTCCATTACACAACAAAGGGTTGTAAAGTTGCATgcgttttaaatgaaaacacaacacgATGTGTTTCAGCATAAAATATTTTACACTGTGCCTCAATTTTGGCAATGTAAACAAACAGGAGGAGATGAATGAGAAGAAGCATGCTTGACCACTTACAGTTTTTGACAGATTCTCTAGCATACTGTCCATGGTGGGGACAAAACCCTGTGACCTGAGAGTAAAACAAATGGAGTGTTGCATTGAAAGTGATCTGTTCCAACTTATTTTAGCAAAAACGTACTGTTGCGTTTGGTGACCCACTGAGGTTTATTACAGGCCGTTTCAGTTCGGTTCAACTGTGCATTTTCatgatagttaaaaaaaaagtaatacagtaATACACCCAGTGGCCAAAGTccatgttttttcaaatgcttgaTCGTTTGTACAGCACAGGCCTGGCTGGTATTAATACTTTAAGGACTCAAAAGTGCAAACATTTGGAGCTGATGAAGATGAATGGGAACAAAGGGCAAGGTAGGGGGATTTAGCTTTAGGGGGATATTTTGACccgaaacacacatacacacaaacaccaaaacatacacatttcaATGATAAATGACTTTTCTGGCCACATCTGGCAGAAATACAGGCCAGCTGATTGCTGTTTTCACTGAAACAACTATAGCTTGCCAATAAGATGCAACATGTTCAAGCAAAGCAAAACTGCTGAATTGCCATTTTCTTCTTAGATAAGGGACTGCATCGACGTTCAAACAGCATGCCACAGCGTTCCATTCATGACAGACATATCTTAAAAGGCTTCAGCAATGTGCTGGATCATGAGCCCCTTGACACCTTAATGGGACACAAGCAATAAGTCCTAGCGGAGTGAATCAATAAGTAGATTACAAACAATGATTCTGCAGCGACCTCCATGAGGGACTCTGATCCAAATGCCACAACATGAAATCACATGCCATTATACTCTCTTCTAATCAGATATACCATGTAATGAATGTCCTGCATGCTCATGACAATTATTGTTCATGTTACAGTGCTGCTGTAAAATGAAGTCCTAGAGCACATGTGTAAACTCAAGGCCCACGGGCCAAACCAGGAGCATCGCAAATCTTGATCCGACCCGGGTATCAATTTTAGGTTTACAATAATTTTGGTCACGCAAAATctcaccaaaaccaaaaaacggGAAACTGTTTTTCAAACTGCAATTATGCAAAAGACTCTCCCATCTGAATTTGGCAGATTGTTGACTTTAAGCATAAGTCATAAATTCCCACACGCCAGTGAGTTTCCATCCAGGCCTGTGAAATAGTATTATGAGTCAGCTTTGTGGTagcctttaaaaatgtaaccattgttttgcttgatttgcttAATTCAATGAAGGCTTTATGTGGACCAATTGTAAGTGAGAAGGCTATATGAGGCATGCAGTAATATAGTCAAaatagtttactttttttttttaaataaagcacATCACAAACTATACATGTCCTGCCCTGCCTTTGATATGGTTCTCATTTTTTCAGTGTGGCCAATTTAAGTTGACACCcctgtcagaaaaaaataaataaaaaatcactgCTGCCAAGTTAAATCTCATTGAAACAACTtcctactaataataatatataataataataataataataataataattttacattacttttggCTGAAATTATGCACTAAGTTACTTGCACCAAATCACTGATATACGAGGTAGGCTGTCATTCGAACCCTGATCACATGGATCATGTGGCAGGCTGAAACAAGACATCTGCAGAACCCAGGCAGGCTATCCTCAATACAAATGAGGTAATCGCATTTCTTAAAAATACTTTCAACTATCAAACAACGTGTGCAAAGTAACCAATCAGCAACTACAATTCCACGTACAATGTATTATAAAATGCAGTTAATGATGACAACTACCGTAGCCTACTAATTCCTGTGGACACATTGACAGCAGATTAAGGTATGCACACGGCTCCAATGTTTGCACCCGCTGCTTTTGGGAGAACAACAACACACGTCtgcaataaaacagcaaaacattcTCATTTTGGTTCCAAATTTTGATCCATCCTACCTTCCCGGTCTTCCCTTCCCCTAGCAGTGACCAGTAGTTTGTGAACAACCAGCTCAGTGGGGGGGTTGAACGTGGCTTAAGGGCTCAGCACTGCAATGGACTGGACTGGACCGGAGCTAATGCACATGTCAACCACTGACTCGATGCTTGTGTTCAGTCTTCTTACGGGCCCTATATTGTTATAAAATAAACACTAGATAAAATGTcgtaaaaataaattacattgaaATTGTTGTAGTGAGCC includes these proteins:
- the LOC116685038 gene encoding sorting nexin-10A isoform X2 — its product is MDSMLENLSKTEFISICVRDPRLHKDHLWQTHLDYEICLQTNSMCFRKKTSCVRRRYSEFVWLRDGLEQNAPIMELPNLPPRNLFFSPGNKEQVLQRMKGFQEFLENVVQIPLLLSDSRLHLFLQSDLSVTKMAKCASGKTRYTVAEAIQRSGSGCISRLEDKASFDSDCESCSSSGLGGSVDTPVR
- the LOC116685038 gene encoding sorting nexin-10A isoform X3 encodes the protein MDSMLENLSKTEFISICVRDPRLHKDHLWQTHLDYEICLQTNSMCFRKKTSCVRRRYSEFVWLRDGLEQNAPIMELPNLPPRNLFFSPGNKEQVLQRMKGFQEFLENRLHLFLQSDLSVTKMAKCASGKTRYTVAEAIQRSGSGCISRLEDKASFDSDCESSCSSSGLGGSVDTPVR
- the LOC116685038 gene encoding sorting nexin-10A isoform X1 → MDSMLENLSKTEFISICVRDPRLHKDHLWQTHLDYEICLQTNSMCFRKKTSCVRRRYSEFVWLRDGLEQNAPIMELPNLPPRNLFFSPGNKEQVLQRMKGFQEFLENVVQIPLLLSDSRLHLFLQSDLSVTKMAKCASGKTRYTVAEAIQRSGSGCISRLEDKASFDSDCESSCSSSGLGGSVDTPVR